A portion of the Bacteroides faecium genome contains these proteins:
- a CDS encoding glycoside hydrolase family 18, with amino-acid sequence MKKIFYFLFVMLIAMNLHSCDDWTEMETKNFEPEPLSEEYYAALREYKKSDHPLAFGWFGSWSPQGAASLYYSLKSIPDSVDIVSIWGSYGSLTQFQKDDLKYVQEVLGTRVTFTLFSHNMANLPGNFENIPENIPKAAKAIADSIHKYGYDGIDFDHECTSKDLLYKEENMTALLKEMRKLLGPDKLIIVDGFVELISEEGWKYADYAVSQAYGASSATRLKQRFDWIKEHIGPERYIVTENFESWAANGGVTFRDPERGEMPSLLGMAYWNPAEGRKGGLGTFHMEYEFSNNYKYLRQAIQIMNPAKK; translated from the coding sequence ATGAAAAAGATATTCTACTTTTTATTTGTGATGCTCATAGCTATGAACTTACATAGCTGCGATGACTGGACTGAAATGGAGACTAAAAACTTCGAACCGGAACCGTTGTCCGAAGAATACTATGCAGCGCTCAGGGAATATAAGAAAAGCGACCATCCTCTTGCATTCGGATGGTTCGGAAGCTGGTCGCCGCAAGGGGCAGCCTCGTTATATTACAGTCTGAAAAGTATTCCCGACAGTGTAGACATCGTTTCTATCTGGGGGTCATACGGCAGTTTGACGCAATTCCAGAAAGACGACTTGAAATATGTTCAGGAAGTACTGGGCACACGTGTCACGTTCACCTTGTTCTCACACAATATGGCGAACCTTCCCGGTAACTTCGAGAACATCCCGGAGAATATTCCGAAAGCCGCAAAAGCGATAGCCGACAGTATCCACAAATACGGTTATGACGGAATTGACTTTGACCACGAATGTACCAGCAAAGACTTGCTGTACAAGGAAGAGAACATGACCGCCCTGTTAAAGGAAATGCGCAAGCTGCTGGGACCGGACAAGCTGATTATCGTAGACGGCTTCGTAGAGCTTATTTCAGAAGAAGGTTGGAAATATGCCGACTATGCAGTATCACAGGCATACGGAGCATCTTCTGCCACCCGACTGAAACAACGGTTCGACTGGATAAAAGAACACATAGGTCCCGAACGCTATATTGTTACGGAAAACTTTGAAAGCTGGGCTGCCAACGGCGGCGTTACTTTCCGCGACCCGGAACGCGGAGAAATGCCGTCATTGCTCGGAATGGCTTACTGGAACCCTGCCGAAGGACGCAAAGGGGGACTGGGCACGTTCCACATGGAATACGAATTTTCCAACAATTACAAATACTTGCGTCAAGCTATCCAAATAATGAACCCTGCTAAAAAATAA
- a CDS encoding DUF1735 and LamG domain-containing protein: MRKNKTYALFAGLLALLAFTGCKEEYEPIGNRMYINEAAFKNVKSVPVNVGEKTVTNFTVRIADIMPQDVNATLVVDETILNEYNEKMLASYSLLPADKHSFDKEVTIASGKTMAQPTVVTISPYDAAEGVKYALPIRVVGDGSVPEERLGSKYLLLLDKPWTQYTPYMSTLGGFKSENVKTLSVENFTIEFWLWMDGFDHNNQCVIDCSAFYIRLGNANNQITKEQLQINIFGTQAENNKGFFNNFSFQKRTWTHVALVYDQVKCHFYANGEKVQDVEASGVPVPITSIAFFNTNTKNEHMMGQARLWNKALTQSEIQNNMAGPVAVNSNLVGYWKMDEGPAEEGKDEILFDSSGNNNHATLISGSVKEWRADQCFTK, translated from the coding sequence ATGAGAAAGAACAAAACATATGCATTATTTGCCGGATTATTGGCTCTGCTAGCCTTCACTGGTTGCAAAGAAGAATATGAGCCGATAGGAAACCGCATGTACATCAACGAAGCCGCCTTCAAGAATGTAAAAAGCGTACCCGTCAATGTAGGTGAGAAAACGGTGACGAACTTTACGGTCCGCATCGCCGACATCATGCCCCAAGACGTCAACGCCACGTTGGTGGTGGATGAAACCATACTGAACGAATACAATGAGAAGATGCTCGCCAGCTATTCATTATTGCCGGCGGACAAGCATTCGTTCGACAAAGAAGTGACTATCGCAAGCGGCAAGACAATGGCCCAACCGACTGTTGTGACTATCAGCCCCTATGACGCGGCAGAAGGCGTAAAATATGCGCTGCCCATCAGGGTGGTAGGAGACGGCAGTGTGCCGGAAGAAAGACTGGGTTCCAAATATCTCTTGCTGCTCGACAAGCCCTGGACGCAATACACGCCTTACATGAGTACTCTAGGTGGCTTCAAATCTGAGAACGTGAAAACGCTTTCGGTAGAAAACTTCACTATCGAGTTCTGGCTGTGGATGGACGGATTCGACCACAACAACCAGTGCGTCATCGACTGTTCTGCCTTCTATATCCGCTTGGGTAATGCCAACAACCAGATTACGAAAGAGCAGTTGCAGATTAACATCTTCGGAACGCAAGCCGAAAACAACAAGGGCTTCTTCAACAACTTCTCCTTCCAGAAACGTACATGGACACACGTGGCTCTTGTCTACGACCAGGTGAAATGTCATTTCTACGCCAACGGAGAAAAAGTACAGGACGTTGAAGCAAGCGGTGTACCTGTTCCTATCACATCCATTGCCTTCTTCAACACCAATACGAAGAACGAGCACATGATGGGACAGGCACGGCTCTGGAACAAGGCGCTTACGCAATCCGAAATCCAGAACAACATGGCAGGTCCGGTTGCTGTAAACTCCAACCTTGTCGGTTACTGGAAAATGGACGAAGGTCCCGCCGAAGAAGGAAAAGACGAAATCCTCTTCGACAGCTCCGGCAACAACAACCATGCAACGTTAATTTCCGGAAGTGTCAAAGAATGGAGAGCCGACCAGTGCTTTACAAAGTAA
- a CDS encoding sulfatase-like hydrolase/transferase, giving the protein MKRIIQHPFNIRYLSLILAPLAAGCQSNTENAPKHPNVLFILTDDLQASSIHALGNNDVHTPAIDSLIAAGVTFTNTYTNGALCGALSMPSRAMLMTGRGLYDIQADGMKIPEVHTTFPQQFKRNGYRTFATGKWHSDMASFNRSFQEGDNIYFGGMHPYELNGHCSPHLHRYDSTGVYGQETKFIGEEFSSKMYADAAIRFLQTRKDDKQPFLAYVAFTSPHDPRNQLPAYGQKYTPDSLSLPANFLPAHPFDNGEMDVRDELLVPAPRTGEQIQKELSDYYGMISEVDVQIGRVMQALQETGQADNTIIVFASDNGLAVGRHGLLGKQNLYDHSVKVPLTLIAPAYKGQKGKKNHALCYLHDIAPTLCELANIALPESMTGQSLCHVLEDSTATHRSDLFLAYSNLQRGFVSGNYKYLIYNVSGTITEQLFDLQNDPLEQHNLLPGQEETAHNLKEQLAFRMEEEKDFCDLSDSRWWQDGHKLTFDEMQHLYIYE; this is encoded by the coding sequence ATGAAACGAATCATCCAACATCCATTCAATATCCGCTACCTCTCCCTCATTCTCGCGCCACTAGCCGCCGGATGCCAGTCGAATACGGAAAATGCCCCGAAGCATCCCAATGTATTATTCATTTTGACAGATGATTTACAGGCTTCTTCCATCCATGCGCTAGGTAACAATGACGTGCACACTCCCGCTATCGACAGCCTCATCGCCGCAGGAGTCACCTTTACAAATACGTACACGAACGGCGCCCTATGCGGAGCGTTGTCCATGCCGAGCCGCGCCATGCTGATGACCGGACGCGGATTGTACGACATCCAGGCAGACGGAATGAAGATTCCCGAAGTGCACACCACTTTCCCGCAACAATTCAAGCGGAATGGTTACCGCACCTTTGCCACGGGAAAATGGCATTCGGACATGGCGTCTTTCAACCGTTCCTTCCAGGAAGGAGATAATATCTATTTCGGCGGAATGCATCCGTATGAACTGAACGGACATTGCTCACCCCACCTGCACCGCTACGACTCGACAGGCGTATATGGGCAGGAGACGAAATTTATCGGAGAAGAGTTTTCATCGAAAATGTATGCCGACGCAGCTATCCGCTTTCTGCAGACGCGGAAGGATGATAAACAACCTTTCCTTGCATATGTCGCATTTACGTCACCTCACGACCCGCGCAACCAGCTTCCTGCTTACGGTCAGAAATACACTCCGGACAGTCTTAGCCTGCCTGCCAACTTTCTGCCTGCCCATCCATTCGACAACGGAGAAATGGACGTGCGCGACGAATTACTGGTACCCGCCCCGCGGACAGGCGAACAGATACAAAAAGAGCTTTCCGATTATTACGGGATGATTAGTGAAGTGGACGTACAGATAGGACGTGTCATGCAGGCATTGCAGGAAACGGGACAAGCGGACAATACAATCATTGTCTTTGCTTCCGACAACGGTCTGGCAGTGGGACGTCATGGATTACTGGGCAAACAGAATCTTTACGACCACAGCGTGAAAGTACCGCTCACCCTTATCGCTCCTGCCTACAAAGGGCAGAAAGGAAAGAAGAACCATGCCTTGTGCTATCTGCACGACATCGCCCCGACACTCTGCGAACTGGCGAACATTGCCCTGCCGGAAAGCATGACGGGCCAATCCCTCTGTCACGTACTGGAAGACTCCACCGCCACACACCGCAGCGACTTATTTCTCGCCTATTCCAACCTGCAACGGGGATTTGTCAGCGGAAACTACAAATATCTTATATATAATGTAAGCGGAACAATCACCGAACAACTGTTCGACCTTCAGAACGACCCGTTGGAACAGCACAATCTATTACCCGGACAAGAGGAGACAGCACATAACTTGAAAGAACAATTAGCCTTCCGCATGGAAGAAGAGAAAGATTTCTGCGACTTATCCGACTCCCGCTGGTGGCAGGACGGACACAAACTCACATTTGACGAAATGCAACACTTATATATTTATGAATAA